A single region of the Halobacterium wangiae genome encodes:
- the trpD gene encoding anthranilate phosphoribosyltransferase, translated as MNEYTERVADGEDLSLADARDAVTRIFEDATDAQIGALLAALRAKGETETELAGFAQGMRDAARTIDPDREPLVDTCGTGGDDYDTINVSTTSTLVVGGAGVPVAKHGNYSVSSSSGSSDVLETVGVDLDADPTAVEALVEDHGIGYMHAPAFHPAMKAVIGPRRELEMRTIFNLLGPLTNPAGADAQVVGVYDPDLVPTLARALSHMDVDRALVVHGDGLDEFALHGPSTVAEVDGDTVAEYTVTPADFGLDEAPITAVSGGSPEENARDLRGIVSGDVTGPKRDIVLANAGAAIYVAGEADSLEAGAERAREAIDSGDAEETLRTLQGTHAATQ; from the coding sequence ATAAACGAGTACACCGAGCGCGTCGCGGACGGCGAGGACCTGAGCCTCGCCGACGCCCGCGACGCCGTCACCCGAATCTTCGAGGACGCAACGGACGCCCAGATCGGCGCGCTGCTCGCGGCGCTCCGCGCGAAGGGCGAGACGGAGACGGAACTCGCGGGGTTCGCACAAGGGATGCGCGACGCCGCGCGCACCATCGACCCCGACCGCGAGCCGCTGGTCGACACCTGCGGCACGGGCGGCGACGACTACGACACCATCAACGTCTCCACCACCTCGACGCTCGTCGTGGGTGGTGCCGGCGTCCCCGTCGCCAAACACGGCAACTACTCCGTCTCCTCCTCCTCGGGCAGTTCAGACGTCCTCGAGACGGTCGGCGTCGACCTCGACGCTGACCCCACGGCGGTCGAGGCGCTCGTCGAGGACCACGGCATCGGCTACATGCACGCGCCGGCGTTCCACCCCGCGATGAAGGCGGTCATCGGCCCGCGCCGGGAACTCGAGATGCGGACCATCTTCAACCTCCTCGGGCCGCTCACCAACCCGGCGGGCGCAGACGCCCAGGTCGTCGGCGTCTACGACCCCGACCTCGTCCCGACGCTCGCTCGCGCGCTCTCGCACATGGACGTCGACCGCGCGCTCGTCGTCCACGGCGACGGCCTCGACGAGTTCGCGCTCCACGGCCCCTCGACCGTCGCGGAGGTCGACGGCGACACCGTCGCGGAGTACACCGTCACGCCCGCCGACTTCGGCCTCGACGAAGCCCCGATAACGGCCGTCTCCGGTGGCTCGCCAGAGGAGAACGCCCGCGACCTCCGCGGCATCGTCTCCGGCGACGTCACCGGCCCGAAACGCGACATCGTACTCGCGAACGCGGGCGCCGCCATCTACGTCGCCGGCGAGGCCGACTCGCTCGAAGCGGGCGCGGAGCGCGCACGCGAGGCGATCGATTCTGGCGACGCCGAGGAGACGCTCAGAACCCTCCAGGGGACCCACGCGGCGACGCAATGA
- the trpG gene encoding anthranilate synthase component II has protein sequence MRVLFVDNFDSFTYNLVEYVSEQRVDGERPETPVLKNTASLEDVREVDPDAIVVSPGPGHPKNDRDVGVTREVLRAVSPDVPTLGVCLGMEAAVYEFGGEVGRAPAPIHGKTSPVVHDDRGVFAGVDQEFPAARYHSLACTAVPDCFEVSATVADGDLPMGVRHREHPIECVQFHPESVLTGAGHDLVRNFLAGV, from the coding sequence GTGAGAGTGCTCTTCGTCGACAACTTCGACTCGTTCACGTACAACCTCGTGGAGTACGTCTCCGAGCAGCGCGTCGACGGCGAACGCCCGGAGACGCCGGTGCTGAAGAACACCGCGAGTCTCGAGGACGTGCGAGAGGTCGACCCGGACGCCATCGTCGTCAGCCCCGGACCCGGCCACCCGAAGAACGACCGCGACGTCGGCGTCACCCGGGAGGTTCTGCGGGCGGTGAGCCCGGACGTGCCGACGCTCGGCGTCTGTCTCGGCATGGAGGCCGCGGTGTACGAGTTCGGCGGCGAGGTGGGCCGCGCGCCCGCCCCGATTCACGGCAAGACCAGCCCCGTCGTCCACGACGACCGGGGCGTGTTCGCGGGCGTCGACCAGGAGTTCCCCGCGGCCCGCTACCACTCGCTGGCGTGCACCGCGGTCCCGGACTGCTTCGAGGTGTCGGCCACCGTCGCGGACGGCGACCTCCCGATGGGCGTGCGCCACCGCGAGCACCCGATCGAGTGCGTACAGTTCCACCCTGAGAGCGTCCTGACCGGGGCCGGTCACGACCTGGTCCGGAACTTCCTCGCGGGCGTCTGA
- a CDS encoding adenosylcobalamin-dependent ribonucleoside-diphosphate reductase: MSSRDLSADDLTLPVKRVDGDTLADRMTDNAYENILPARYLRKDSNGDLVESQEDLFERVAKNIALAEVVYETDEPVTVTPDQLKPDHPRRDELAEEVFGEGVTPADTDETVELTEENVNKFAYDTVVPELEDDAARAHVKSVRGEFQELMERLAFMPNSPTLMNAGDELQQLSACFVDSPGDDLTDIHQTAKEAAEVFQSGGGMGYAFWQLRPYGDSVGSTGGIASGPLTFMETFDQMCETIAQGGARRGAQMAVMRVSHPDVVEFIHAKNKDVSLAHTLRLNDPDDYTYTTFSEALEEARDLIDEDGKVPKHLRNAVEGHLSNFNISVGVTDGFMEALQNGEEYTFTNPRTGEPHVATAETKEMYSRYGLGHYVEPGEELTIPAHELWDRIVEGAHENGEPGVIYLERVNKQHSFDVEEHPEHRILATNPCGEQPLEEYEACNLGHINLSTLAAQNAPDWRVWSENNEFDSLEEGVERFLAEAVDTEEFDHRIEMGTRFLENVVTMSDFPVEKIEEKVAEMRKIGLGVMGLAQLYIQLGVKYGSEEGNEIARQLMTRIDHGSKAASHELAGERGSFDEWGKSKYANPTEYAEWFEHHTGEDADDWADGYPIRNHNTTTIAPTGTTSMVGNTTGGCEPIYNVAYYKNVSDDVQGDEMLVEFDDYFLRTLVDNDIDVDAVKAEAQEQMAENVFDGVEGLETVPDAIGELFVVTADLSGKEHAAVQTACQAGVDSAISKTCNFPNDASVEDMDEVYRYIYENGGKGVTVYRDGTRSKQVLTTRADNADFSGMDEDEAAEAMVEQIEETFGGIEGFLESEEVQAEFGDDLRDLFAGDEEALEGEFAEKQSRPDLLHGVTQRIDTGYGKLYVTINEDPERERPFELFANTGNSGGFTGSFTEALAKTISVALRSGVDPEEIADKLQGIRSPKVAWDKGEQVNSIPDAFGTALRRYLDGDVDRAAYPQQQHLSELTGETESPPETDGGPTDTTLGGPQGPGGASKDAAQDTEDATQSLIEAGESPECPDCGSMSLYFSEGCKTCESCGWSEC; the protein is encoded by the coding sequence ATGAGCTCTCGGGACCTCTCCGCGGACGATCTCACCCTGCCCGTCAAGCGCGTCGACGGCGACACGCTCGCCGACCGGATGACCGACAACGCCTACGAGAACATCCTGCCGGCTCGCTACCTCCGCAAGGACTCCAACGGCGACCTCGTCGAGAGCCAGGAGGACCTCTTCGAGCGCGTCGCGAAGAACATCGCGCTCGCGGAGGTCGTCTACGAGACCGACGAGCCGGTCACCGTCACGCCCGACCAGCTCAAGCCCGACCACCCGCGCCGCGACGAACTCGCCGAGGAGGTCTTCGGCGAGGGCGTCACGCCGGCGGACACCGACGAGACGGTCGAACTCACCGAGGAGAACGTCAACAAGTTCGCCTACGACACCGTCGTCCCCGAACTCGAGGACGACGCGGCGCGAGCGCACGTCAAGAGCGTCCGCGGCGAGTTCCAGGAACTGATGGAGCGGCTGGCGTTCATGCCGAACTCGCCGACGCTGATGAACGCCGGCGACGAACTCCAGCAGCTCTCGGCGTGTTTCGTCGATTCGCCGGGCGACGACCTCACGGACATCCACCAGACCGCCAAGGAGGCCGCCGAAGTGTTCCAGTCCGGCGGCGGCATGGGGTACGCGTTCTGGCAGCTCCGCCCGTACGGCGACTCCGTCGGCTCCACGGGCGGCATCGCCTCCGGGCCGCTGACGTTCATGGAGACGTTCGACCAGATGTGCGAGACCATCGCGCAGGGCGGCGCGCGCCGCGGCGCACAGATGGCCGTGATGCGTGTCTCCCACCCGGACGTCGTGGAGTTCATCCACGCGAAGAACAAGGACGTGAGCCTCGCGCACACGCTGCGCCTCAACGACCCCGACGACTACACGTACACCACGTTCTCCGAGGCGCTCGAGGAGGCCCGCGACCTCATCGACGAGGACGGGAAGGTCCCGAAGCACCTCCGGAACGCCGTCGAGGGCCACCTCTCTAACTTCAACATCTCCGTCGGCGTCACCGACGGCTTCATGGAGGCCCTCCAGAACGGCGAGGAGTACACGTTCACGAACCCGCGCACGGGCGAACCGCACGTCGCCACCGCGGAGACCAAGGAGATGTACTCCCGCTACGGGCTCGGCCACTACGTCGAACCCGGCGAGGAGCTCACCATCCCCGCCCACGAGCTCTGGGACCGCATCGTCGAGGGCGCCCACGAGAACGGGGAACCCGGCGTCATCTACCTCGAACGCGTCAACAAACAGCACTCCTTCGACGTCGAGGAGCACCCCGAGCACCGCATCCTCGCGACGAACCCGTGTGGCGAGCAGCCCCTCGAGGAGTACGAGGCGTGCAACCTCGGCCACATCAACCTCTCGACGCTCGCCGCTCAGAACGCGCCGGACTGGCGCGTCTGGAGCGAGAACAACGAGTTCGACTCCCTCGAGGAGGGCGTCGAGCGCTTCCTCGCGGAGGCCGTCGACACAGAGGAGTTCGACCACCGCATCGAGATGGGGACGCGCTTCCTGGAGAACGTCGTCACCATGTCGGACTTCCCGGTCGAGAAGATCGAGGAGAAGGTTGCCGAGATGCGCAAGATCGGGCTCGGCGTCATGGGCCTCGCACAGCTGTACATCCAGCTCGGCGTGAAGTACGGCAGCGAGGAGGGTAACGAGATCGCCCGCCAGCTGATGACGCGCATCGACCACGGGTCGAAGGCCGCGAGCCACGAACTCGCGGGCGAGCGCGGCAGCTTCGACGAGTGGGGCAAGTCCAAGTACGCGAACCCGACGGAGTACGCGGAGTGGTTCGAACACCACACCGGCGAGGACGCCGACGACTGGGCCGACGGCTACCCCATCCGCAACCACAACACGACCACCATCGCGCCGACCGGCACCACGTCGATGGTCGGCAACACCACGGGCGGCTGTGAGCCCATCTACAACGTCGCCTACTACAAGAACGTCAGCGACGACGTGCAGGGCGACGAGATGCTCGTCGAGTTCGACGACTACTTCCTCCGCACGCTGGTCGACAACGACATCGACGTCGACGCCGTGAAGGCGGAGGCCCAGGAGCAGATGGCCGAAAACGTCTTCGACGGCGTCGAGGGCCTGGAGACGGTCCCGGACGCCATCGGCGAACTGTTCGTCGTCACCGCCGACCTCTCCGGGAAGGAGCACGCCGCGGTCCAGACCGCGTGCCAGGCGGGCGTCGACTCCGCCATCTCGAAGACCTGCAACTTCCCGAACGACGCCTCCGTCGAGGACATGGACGAGGTGTACCGCTACATCTACGAGAACGGCGGGAAGGGCGTCACCGTCTACCGCGACGGCACCCGCAGCAAGCAGGTGCTCACCACGCGCGCCGACAACGCCGACTTCTCCGGGATGGACGAGGACGAAGCTGCGGAGGCGATGGTCGAGCAGATCGAGGAGACGTTCGGCGGCATCGAGGGCTTCCTCGAGTCCGAGGAGGTCCAGGCCGAGTTCGGCGACGACCTCCGGGACCTCTTCGCCGGCGACGAGGAAGCCCTCGAGGGCGAGTTCGCCGAGAAGCAGTCCCGCCCCGACCTCCTCCACGGCGTCACCCAGCGCATCGACACCGGCTACGGGAAGCTATACGTCACCATCAACGAGGACCCCGAGCGCGAGCGGCCGTTCGAGCTGTTCGCGAACACCGGGAACTCCGGTGGCTTCACGGGTTCGTTCACGGAGGCGCTGGCGAAGACCATCTCCGTCGCGCTCCGCTCGGGCGTCGACCCCGAGGAGATCGCCGACAAACTGCAGGGCATCCGCAGCCCGAAGGTCGCCTGGGACAAGGGCGAGCAGGTCAACTCCATCCCGGACGCCTTCGGCACCGCGCTCCGTCGCTACCTCGACGGCGACGTCGACCGCGCGGCCTACCCCCAGCAGCAACACCTCTCCGAACTCACCGGGGAGACCGAGAGTCCGCCGGAGACCGACGGCGGCCCGACCGACACCACGCTTGGCGGACCGCAGGGTCCCGGCGGCGCCAGCAAGGACGCCGCACAGGACACCGAGGACGCGACCCAGTCGCTCATCGAGGCGGGCGAGAGCCCCGAGTGCCCGGACTGCGGGTCGATGAGCCTCTACTTCAGCGAAGGCTGCAAGACCTGCGAGTCCTGCGGCTGGAGCGAGTGCTAG
- a CDS encoding DUF354 domain-containing protein: MRVLFDVTHPALVHLFEAPAETLADRGHDVAVAAREKDVTTDLLDAAGVPYEVASRAGSGPLSRVAELVVRELGLLRIARRFDPDVIVSQVDPAAVHVARLVGASAVVFDDSEHERVVASVTHPFADVVCTPAAFRRDVPNQRRYDGFHELAYLHPERFTPDPDVLREHGVDPDEPYAVARFVSWAAHHDVGQGGFSPTGKRRLVAELSEYATVYVSSEGDVPTGVDADPLPVPPDCVHDLVAFADCYIGDSQTMATEAAVLGTPAVRSNSFAGDGDMSNFHELEDEYGLLESFEDEDVAIERAVEYVRDPPEEALSRRRARLVEEKIDVASFVVDVVEGVA, translated from the coding sequence GTGAGAGTCCTCTTCGACGTCACACACCCGGCGCTCGTCCACCTGTTCGAGGCACCCGCCGAGACGCTGGCCGACCGGGGACACGACGTCGCTGTCGCGGCACGCGAGAAGGACGTCACAACCGACCTTCTCGACGCCGCCGGCGTCCCCTACGAGGTGGCGTCCCGGGCCGGTTCCGGCCCCCTGTCGCGAGTCGCGGAACTCGTCGTGCGCGAACTCGGACTGCTGCGGATCGCCCGGCGGTTCGACCCGGACGTGATCGTCAGTCAGGTCGACCCGGCGGCCGTCCACGTTGCCCGCCTGGTCGGCGCCAGTGCCGTCGTCTTCGACGACAGCGAACACGAGCGGGTCGTCGCCAGTGTCACCCACCCGTTCGCCGACGTCGTCTGTACGCCCGCGGCGTTCCGGCGGGACGTCCCGAACCAGCGCCGGTACGACGGGTTCCACGAACTCGCGTACCTCCACCCCGAGCGGTTCACGCCGGACCCCGACGTCCTCCGCGAACACGGTGTCGACCCCGACGAGCCCTACGCCGTCGCCCGGTTCGTCTCCTGGGCGGCCCACCACGACGTCGGGCAGGGTGGCTTCTCGCCGACCGGCAAGCGCCGCCTGGTCGCCGAACTCTCCGAGTACGCCACCGTCTACGTCTCCAGCGAGGGCGACGTTCCCACGGGCGTGGACGCCGACCCGCTCCCGGTGCCGCCCGACTGCGTCCACGACCTGGTCGCGTTCGCGGACTGCTACATCGGCGACTCCCAGACGATGGCGACCGAAGCCGCCGTCCTCGGGACGCCGGCGGTCCGGTCGAACTCGTTCGCGGGCGACGGCGACATGAGCAACTTCCACGAACTGGAGGACGAGTACGGCCTGCTGGAGTCCTTCGAGGACGAGGACGTGGCAATCGAGCGCGCCGTCGAGTACGTCAGGGACCCACCCGAGGAGGCGCTGTCGAGGCGGCGAGCGCGGCTCGTCGAGGAGAAGATCGACGTCGCGTCGTTCGTCGTCGACGTCGTGGAGGGGGTCGCGTGA
- a CDS encoding nucleotide sugar dehydrogenase, translated as MSGSRWDPSAPVTTAAGARRRSVRAAVVGVGTVGLHRAVTFDDADVDVVGYDVDESVVAKYRRGVDATGAVGDARVAESDCSFTTDSACIRDADVVFVAVPTRHDTETRRSLPTVRAAAETVGEQLTPDTTVILESTVPPGGTSDVFTPTLEATANMTAGEEFAVAYSPARLSPGNREGDARNPTKLVAAEQRSVARDVAALYERVFESVHVVRDPAIAAAAKCVENVYRDVTIALVNELAAALDALDLAVDDVLDAAATKWNVPRLDPGLVGGTCLPDDPHLFADRVERAGGSTPLVRAARAVNEAVPERVAETTVAALADRETRTNPARDVGERERSEADATLRGSGASGDEATVLLLGLAYKPDVADLSGTRCDVVAARLAKRGIDVVGYDPLVDAAHADRALSVDVRSARPFENVDGVVVLVGHSAFDDLTLDDVAATNDVPPVVVDVPRSFDHGHSSRPDVVYRCP; from the coding sequence ATGTCTGGGAGTCGCTGGGACCCGAGCGCGCCCGTGACGACTGCGGCAGGGGCCCGCAGGCGTTCGGTGAGAGCGGCGGTCGTGGGGGTGGGAACGGTCGGGCTCCATCGAGCGGTCACGTTCGATGACGCCGACGTCGACGTGGTCGGCTACGACGTCGACGAGTCGGTCGTGGCGAAGTACCGCCGTGGAGTCGACGCGACTGGCGCCGTGGGTGACGCCCGGGTCGCCGAGAGTGACTGTTCGTTCACCACGGACTCCGCCTGTATCCGGGACGCCGACGTGGTGTTCGTGGCGGTCCCGACGCGCCACGACACCGAGACGCGGCGGTCGCTCCCCACGGTTCGGGCGGCCGCCGAAACCGTCGGCGAGCAGCTCACGCCGGACACAACCGTGATCCTGGAGTCGACCGTCCCTCCTGGTGGCACGTCGGACGTCTTCACGCCGACGCTCGAAGCGACCGCGAACATGACCGCCGGCGAGGAGTTCGCGGTCGCCTACTCGCCGGCACGGCTCTCGCCGGGGAACCGGGAGGGCGACGCGCGGAACCCGACGAAGCTCGTCGCTGCAGAGCAACGCTCCGTCGCCCGGGACGTCGCAGCGCTGTACGAGCGTGTGTTCGAATCGGTCCACGTCGTCAGAGACCCGGCAATCGCGGCGGCCGCGAAGTGCGTCGAGAACGTCTACCGGGACGTGACCATCGCGCTCGTGAACGAACTCGCCGCCGCCCTCGACGCGCTCGACCTCGCCGTCGACGACGTCCTCGACGCCGCGGCGACGAAGTGGAACGTCCCCCGCCTCGACCCGGGGCTCGTCGGCGGAACCTGTCTCCCGGACGACCCACACCTGTTCGCGGACCGGGTGGAACGCGCGGGTGGGTCGACCCCCCTCGTTCGGGCGGCGAGAGCAGTCAACGAGGCCGTCCCGGAACGCGTCGCTGAGACGACCGTCGCCGCGCTGGCCGACCGCGAGACCCGGACGAACCCGGCTCGGGACGTCGGCGAGCGCGAGCGCTCCGAGGCCGACGCCACGCTGCGGGGGAGTGGCGCGTCCGGCGACGAGGCGACCGTGTTGCTCCTCGGGCTCGCCTACAAGCCAGACGTGGCCGACCTCTCTGGGACGAGGTGCGACGTCGTCGCAGCGCGACTCGCGAAACGGGGCATCGACGTCGTCGGCTACGACCCGCTGGTGGACGCTGCCCACGCCGACCGCGCCCTCTCAGTCGACGTCCGGTCTGCCCGGCCGTTCGAGAACGTCGACGGCGTGGTGGTGCTCGTCGGCCACAGCGCCTTCGACGACCTCACGCTCGACGACGTGGCGGCCACGAACGACGTCCCACCAGTGGTCGTCGACGTTCCCCGTAGCTTCGACCACGGCCACTCCTCGCGACCCGACGTCGTCTACCGGTGTCCCTGA
- a CDS encoding glycosyltransferase family 2 protein, with product MYRDHTVAVVVPAYDEAPHVGDVVAEIPAFVDHVYLVDDASNDDTSAVALAAADPERGRATGADISRNPGDAANGVWSALEDRVAERTRRGRVTALRHGENEGAGGTVKTGYLAALAGGAELVATVDGDGQLDPARLDRFLEALTTTDADYVKGTRLRSREDRDEMPAFRLFGNAVLTLLSRASTGYWDLTDPVNGYTVITREALADVRPRSLYEGYGYGVQVLARLHAAGCLVADVPHPSAYGPEVSGIDYRTYVPRVSGLLVETLAWRLRRERLGALSDPGVAAAKSVVGDLLGVVEGVVSAVRGGALERGREP from the coding sequence ATGTACCGGGACCACACCGTCGCGGTGGTCGTTCCGGCGTACGACGAAGCCCCGCACGTCGGCGACGTCGTCGCCGAGATACCGGCGTTCGTCGACCACGTCTACCTCGTAGACGACGCCTCGAACGACGACACGAGTGCGGTGGCGCTCGCTGCTGCCGACCCGGAACGCGGGCGAGCGACTGGAGCCGACATCTCGAGGAATCCGGGCGACGCCGCGAACGGAGTCTGGTCTGCCCTCGAGGACCGCGTCGCCGAGCGAACCCGCCGGGGGCGAGTGACCGCACTCCGCCACGGCGAGAACGAGGGGGCGGGTGGCACCGTCAAGACCGGCTACCTCGCCGCGCTCGCGGGTGGCGCGGAACTCGTCGCGACGGTCGACGGGGACGGCCAGCTGGACCCGGCCCGACTCGACCGGTTTCTCGAGGCCCTCACCACCACCGACGCGGACTACGTGAAAGGGACGCGGCTCCGCAGCCGCGAGGACCGCGACGAGATGCCGGCGTTCCGGCTGTTCGGCAACGCCGTCCTGACGCTCCTCTCTCGCGCGTCCACGGGGTACTGGGACCTGACAGACCCCGTGAACGGCTACACGGTGATCACCCGGGAAGCGCTCGCCGACGTACGCCCCCGGTCGCTCTACGAGGGGTACGGCTACGGCGTCCAGGTGCTGGCCAGACTGCACGCCGCCGGCTGTCTCGTCGCGGACGTCCCCCACCCGAGCGCGTACGGCCCAGAGGTGAGCGGCATCGACTACCGGACCTACGTCCCCCGGGTCTCCGGGCTGCTCGTCGAGACGCTCGCGTGGCGGCTCCGGCGGGAGCGCCTGGGCGCCCTCTCGGACCCCGGTGTCGCCGCCGCAAAGTCGGTCGTCGGTGACCTGCTCGGCGTCGTCGAGGGTGTAGTGAGCGCCGTTCGCGGGGGTGCGCTCGAACGGGGTCGGGAGCCGTGA
- a CDS encoding phosphoribosylanthranilate isomerase, translating into MTRVKICGLTSETDLRAAAAAGADAVGVISDVPVDTPREVAVERATDLVAAAPPFVTTVLVTMPATPERAVELVDRVDPDVVQLHGDLPVGDVAYVAAKADAAVLKSVDAGDPGAGRYDDVVDALLVDSADAGGGGGTGRTHDWDATREFAASVDSPVVLAGGLTPENVADAVDAAEPYAVDVASGVEVAGGKKDHDAVRAFVENANAGHAVVES; encoded by the coding sequence ATGACGCGCGTGAAGATCTGCGGGCTGACCTCCGAGACCGACCTGAGAGCGGCCGCCGCGGCCGGCGCCGACGCCGTCGGCGTGATCTCCGATGTCCCGGTGGACACGCCGCGGGAGGTCGCCGTCGAGCGGGCCACGGACCTCGTCGCCGCCGCGCCGCCGTTCGTCACCACGGTGCTCGTGACGATGCCGGCGACGCCCGAGCGCGCGGTCGAACTCGTCGACCGCGTCGACCCGGACGTCGTCCAGTTGCACGGCGACCTGCCGGTCGGCGACGTGGCCTACGTCGCGGCGAAGGCGGACGCAGCCGTGCTGAAGTCGGTCGACGCCGGGGACCCCGGCGCTGGTCGGTACGACGACGTCGTCGACGCGCTGCTCGTCGACTCGGCAGACGCCGGTGGCGGGGGCGGAACCGGCCGCACGCACGACTGGGACGCGACCCGGGAGTTCGCCGCGTCGGTCGACTCGCCAGTCGTGCTCGCGGGCGGACTCACGCCGGAGAACGTCGCCGACGCCGTCGACGCGGCGGAGCCGTACGCGGTGGACGTCGCTTCGGGCGTCGAGGTCGCGGGCGGCAAGAAGGACCACGACGCAGTGCGGGCGTTCGTGGAGAACGCGAACGCTGGCCACGCGGTGGTCGAGTCGTGA
- the trpE gene encoding anthranilate synthase component I codes for MDTTRSAFADLAGDGPAVLRVAATLDTDVTPLTAYDALTEGRYGFLLESAEKTAASDPDGAFRPSSATENRHARYSFVGYDPAAVVTVGPEGTDVERLRDERAADLLGAGEGDVLDRLRDVLPNVERRGFPDEDRQLLDGGLVGFLAYDAVYDLWLEEVGVERPETPLPDAEFVLSTRTLVFDRATGDVSLVFTPVVGADDDPEAVYDTLRAEAERVQAALTDAPDPEFGGFRVTDERAGPREEYEAAVSKAKEAVFDGEVYQAVVSRTRELDGDVDPRGLYAALRDVNPSPYMFLLSHDDRTVVGASPETLVAVHDDTVVNNPIAGTCPRGASPVEDRRLAGEMLADEKERAEHAMLVDLARNDVRRVSEPGSVRVPEFMRVLKYSHVQHIESTVTGTLADDADCFDATRASFPAGTLSGAPKVRAMEHIDALEASPRGIYGGGVGYFSWTGDAEFAIAIRSATIEMGVDGSEDTLRVRAGAGVVADSDPSAEFDETEAKMDGVLAAVERIREREPEPEVQP; via the coding sequence ATGGACACCACGCGCTCGGCGTTCGCGGACCTCGCCGGCGACGGGCCGGCGGTCCTCCGGGTCGCGGCCACCCTCGACACCGACGTGACGCCACTGACGGCCTACGACGCGCTCACCGAGGGACGGTACGGCTTCCTGCTGGAGAGCGCCGAGAAGACCGCGGCCAGCGACCCGGACGGCGCGTTCCGGCCTTCGAGCGCCACAGAGAACCGCCACGCCCGCTACTCGTTCGTCGGCTACGACCCCGCCGCCGTCGTCACCGTGGGGCCCGAGGGAACCGACGTCGAGCGCCTCCGGGACGAGCGCGCGGCTGACCTGCTCGGCGCAGGTGAGGGCGACGTCCTCGACCGCCTGCGTGACGTCCTGCCGAACGTCGAGCGCCGCGGCTTCCCCGACGAGGACCGCCAGTTGCTCGACGGTGGTCTCGTGGGCTTCCTCGCCTACGACGCGGTGTACGACCTCTGGCTGGAGGAGGTGGGTGTCGAGCGCCCCGAGACGCCGCTCCCGGACGCGGAGTTCGTGCTCTCGACGCGGACGCTCGTCTTCGACCGCGCGACGGGCGACGTCTCGCTCGTGTTCACGCCCGTCGTCGGCGCCGACGACGACCCGGAAGCCGTCTACGACACGCTCCGCGCGGAGGCCGAACGCGTGCAGGCAGCGCTCACCGACGCGCCCGACCCCGAGTTCGGTGGCTTCCGCGTCACCGACGAGCGCGCCGGTCCACGCGAGGAGTACGAGGCTGCCGTCTCGAAGGCCAAGGAGGCAGTGTTCGACGGCGAGGTGTACCAGGCGGTCGTCTCGCGCACGCGTGAACTCGACGGTGACGTCGACCCGCGGGGCCTCTACGCGGCACTCCGCGACGTGAACCCCTCGCCGTACATGTTCCTGCTCTCCCACGACGATCGCACCGTCGTCGGGGCGAGCCCAGAGACGCTGGTCGCCGTGCACGACGACACCGTGGTGAACAACCCCATCGCGGGCACCTGCCCCCGGGGCGCCAGCCCCGTCGAGGACCGCCGCCTCGCGGGCGAGATGCTCGCCGACGAGAAGGAGCGCGCCGAACACGCGATGCTCGTGGACCTCGCGCGCAACGACGTGCGTCGCGTCAGCGAACCCGGGAGCGTCCGCGTCCCCGAGTTCATGCGCGTCCTGAAGTACAGCCACGTCCAGCACATCGAGTCCACCGTCACCGGGACGCTCGCAGACGACGCCGACTGCTTCGACGCCACCCGTGCGTCGTTCCCCGCGGGCACGCTGTCGGGAGCGCCGAAGGTCCGCGCGATGGAGCACATCGACGCCCTCGAAGCCTCCCCGCGGGGCATCTACGGCGGCGGCGTCGGCTACTTCTCGTGGACCGGCGACGCGGAGTTCGCCATCGCCATCCGGTCGGCGACGATAGAGATGGGTGTCGACGGGAGCGAGGACACCCTACGCGTGCGTGCGGGCGCGGGCGTTGTCGCTGACAGCGACCCGAGCGCGGAGTTCGACGAGACGGAGGCGAAGATGGACGGCGTGCTCGCCGCCGTCGAGCGCATCCGCGAGCGCGAACCGGAACCGGAGGTCCAGCCGTGA